A window of the Dehalococcoidia bacterium genome harbors these coding sequences:
- a CDS encoding ATP-binding protein, which yields MLFVPAYRLVQDLLAAKRDLALPRQLRKLDNYDLLLLDDLGYLPQGVGESEVLFTLIAERYERRALGITSNLVFSQWEHIFANPMATVAAIDRVVHHSVILEFDVPSYRTGIAQQRGNGEVNRQE from the coding sequence ATGCTCTTCGTCCCGGCCTACAGGCTGGTGCAGGACCTCCTCGCCGCCAAGCGGGACCTCGCGCTGCCGAGACAGTTACGGAAGCTCGACAACTACGACCTCCTGCTGCTGGACGACCTGGGATACCTGCCCCAGGGTGTCGGGGAGTCCGAGGTGCTCTTCACCCTCATCGCCGAACGCTACGAACGCCGGGCCCTGGGCATCACGTCCAACTTGGTCTTCTCCCAGTGGGAGCACATCTTCGCCAACCCGATGGCCACTGTGGCAGCCATCGACAGAGTAGTCCACCACTCGGTCATCCTGGAATTCGACGTGCCTAGCTACAGAACCGGAATAGCTCAGCAGCGTGGTAATGGGGAGGTGAACCGGCAAGAATAG